A stretch of DNA from Candidatus Zixiibacteriota bacterium:
TTTCCCGTCGTATTATTGTCGTTTCTCTAATGGGAGGGATACCGGGATGTATCCCTACGTCGTTTATCGTGTAGACCTGGATACGGCGGGAGATCTGGTTGATTATGAAAAGATCTTTATCGGCAAACCCGATTTTACCGCCGCAACCGACAAAGCGCTACTTTATGCCAGATTCACACCGACCGTTGCCGGAGAAATTAAAATCCCTTCTAAAATATACCTGACCATCCGCTTTTTCCCGTCCATCCTGTATCCTACCAGGGAGTGGCTGCCCCCTGAATCCAGCGGCGACAGGTCACTGCCGGAGCTTTTCCGCCTGGAAACGGCGGCGTATCTCGATTCCATCATCAATCCCCCCTTTCCCATAAATATCCAGGGTGGTCAATATCATAATACCGAATTGATTCAATTCAGCGATACGGTCGATGTGACGGTCGGGATAAGAAATAACGGACGGGTGAAATCCGTTGTTTTTGAAAAGTTTTTAATGGACCCACTGGAGAATCAGCTTTATGATGTCGTGAGGAAATTACGTTTTACTCCGGCCGTGGATACTCTTGGAAACCGGGTAGATTATCTGGGAAAGATGAAAATTATCGTTGATGGCAGTAAAAAAATACGAATCGGTCTTGGCTGGTTCGGTTTCGGGATGATTTAGTCGCTGTTTGTAATGACTTGCGGGGCAGAAAATTGGAAAATTCTCAGAGAGGAGGCAGGGGGGGGTAGCGCAATAACTGCGGGTGTCCGGGAGGAAAGCGATTTCGATGGTTGGGAGCAGTATGTAAGGTGTTGTCCGGCAGGAGATAATCAAAGCCTCTCGATGATTGTCGGGGCGGCATGCTAATTGATAGGAATCACGGATATAGGGCAGATATTGAAGGGCGTTATTGGCGGGAAGAAAACCGGGGAGTGGATTGTATAAGTTGCAGGAGATATAAATGGATAAAATGCGCCCACAAAAAATTGTGAATTTGTTATCGGCAGTCCTTGTATTAGTGGCGGGGTTTTATATAGTTATTTTTATGCCGGTCGGGTTGTCGCCGATAGCCAGAGTTATAATCGGTCTTTTACTGATTGTTTATTTTATGTTTCGGATCAGATATTATCAGAGGAAATACAATCAGTCGGACAGGGAGATTTGAGAGACTGTATCGAAGGAAACAAAAGGCTTGACAAAACAGTGATTTACCGTAATTTACTTGATTAAATTTTTGGCTCTAAGTGAGGTGTTAAGTTTGAAGGTTCAAAGCACAAATACGATCCAAAAATTGAGGTTTTTGATCGTTCTGGCGGCGGTTATGATTCCGTTCACCCTGTTTTCCCAGGATATCAAACAGGAGATAATCAAGGCTCTTGAATCGGGAGATACTACCGGGGCGATCGGACTCCTTGAAAATGATATTAAGCTTGATCCCAGTTATGAATATAATTACCTGACTCTGGGTAATATATACTTCAATCAGGGCAAGTATAAGCAGGCCGAGGAGCAATTTCAGATTTCGGTGGATAAAAAACGGAATTTCTATGAGGGTCTTTATGCCCTGTCCCTGGTACAAATGAAACTGAACAAGCTGAAAGACGCCGAGGAGAATCTCAAGCGGGGTTTGAAGAAGGCCAAGGATATGAAGGCCGATTTTCATAACGGAATGGGTCTGCTTTATATGGCGCAGGGGAAGTACAATGATGCCGACGCCGAATTTCGGAAAGCGATTATTTTAGACTCCAAGAAGGCTGAGTATCATGTCAACCTGGGCGATGACAATTACATGATGGGAGTATATTCCCTGGCCATTAATGAATACGAACAGGCGCTGGAGCTGGATACGGCCGGGATGGATGTTTATTTTCACTGGGCCGAGGCCTGCCTGGAACTCAAGGATTATTCCTGTGCGCTGGAGAAATTGAACATAGTTCTACAGAAAGATTCGACTCATGCACCGGCCTGGATGAAAGCCGGAGGCATATACTACAAGGCGGCGCGTTCGTCCCGGACAGTGGTGGAGGCCATGGATCATTATAAAGCGGCCATCGGCGCTTATAAGAAGTTTTTCGAAATATCGAGCGCCGCTCCCGACAGCTCGAATGGCCGGGCCTTTTACGAATCGGGTATGGCATATTTGATGATTGGTGGTTATCCCGAGGCGATATCGAATTTCAAAACCATTCTGGCCATCCCGGTGGAACCCAAAGACATCTATTTTTATATGGGCCGAGCCTATCAGGGCAATGAGCAGTACGATTCGGCCCTGGTTTATTTCAACAAGCATATAGAGTGGGTCAAAAAGCAGGGTGAGGACTATCGAACCGGAGTCAAGGATGATGAGTTGTATCGCCGGATCGGTGAATGCTATCAGGCCCAGAAAGATTATTATAACACCATTACTTATTTCAAAAAATCTCTTGAGTACGATTCCACCCAGGATCGTCTGTTGTATGGAGTTGCGGTGGCTTATAACTATCTTCAGGACTACCGGAACGCCCTGATATATTATATGAAACGGATTGATCTGGGCGCGGACGACAAATACTGGTCGCTTTATTATAACGCCGCCATGTCGGCTCTTTATCTCCTGGATAAAGGCGGCGCGGCCATGGCTGAGGAAGAAGAAGATCTGGGGCTTGATGAAGGACGGCCTACCGAGCCGGCCAATGATCCTCTGGCGGATGTTGATCTTGCCCGGTTGGCGGTGCAATATCTCGAAAAGGTGGCGGTTGAATATTGGGATAAGGTGACTGAAAATCCGGATAATATGCCGACTGCGATGAAGGCCCTGAGTATGTTGGGAACGACCTACCTGTTTCAGTTGAAGGACTGTGCCAACGGTGTCAAGCATCTGGAACGGGTTCTTGAAATCGATCCGAATAACTGCGAAGCCTTGAGATCATTGGGTTATGCATATTTCGGCGGGATATGTCCCAATAATTACAGCCGGGCCCTGACCTATTTAAAGAAGGCCCTTGATTGTTCGAGTGCGGCCAAAGGTTCCCTGTGCGCCGACGTGGATGTTCTGTTATGGATTGCCCAGACTTATGAATTCCGGGCTATCGAGAAGGCCGAAGCCAAGCAGAAAGAGGAGTCCAAGCAGGATTACAAGGCGGCTCACGATGGTTACCTGGAGACTCTCAAGTGCGATCCCGGTAATAAAGAGGCAGTTGAAGGCGAAAGACGGACCAAGTTTTCATATTAGTTATAGATTGCTTGTAATGTAATTGATTGAATTATCAGGAGATAATATGGCCGAAAAGAATGAAGGCGGGGCGAAACAGGAGCAGGAATTCGACCCGGAGAAAAGATTCAAGTATGTCGGCTTCGAGGTTTATCCAGGCAAAATAAAGGATTTGTTCAAATCCGAGGCCGAGAAGGATAAACTTGTTGCGGAAGTGCGTGAAAAAAGAAAAGGCGGACTAAAACTCCGCGAAAAGACCACGTTCGATATTCCGCGCCTGGCCGGATACGAGAAGGTAATTTTAACGATTACCTCGCTGATGCTGGTCGTTTCTCTGTTTCTCCCGTGGTTTTCGGGGTATAATGAAGTGGTTGTGCAGAATCAGCCCATGGCGGCCGCACCGGCGGCGACCCCGGCCGATTCGCTGGCAATGGTGATACCGGAGGATTCCCTGACCATGCTTGGCGGTGACAGCGCCACAGTCCCGGCGGCCGGAACGGCGGAAGTTACAGAATCGCCAACAACCGTGCTGGAAAAAGACGAGCGGGGCTTCTCCTCGATCACGTCGTCACGGAAGAGAGTGGAAATCCGCAAAGAACATAAGGAGGCAACAGCTCTGGGAGCGCTCGGTTATCTCGGGGAGGTTCTGTCCTCGGGATTTATTCTGAAGATTACCGGAATCCTGTTTTTACTGTACCTGTTGTTTTGTGTTTTTGGCGCCATTTTCACCCTCTATATTCTTTATGGAATTAAGGGTGATCTTGACACCAAAGCTATCAGGCTTAAACGGGGGATGCGGTTTGGGTGGATTCCGGTGGGCATCTGGGCATTATGTCTGCTCCTGTCTTTTGGAGGGGCATCCTATTCATTCCCAACCGCCAATATTATGGTTCAGATCGGCGACAGTTATGGTGTCGGAACATATCTTGGTATTCTGGGTTACGGCTTTTATCTTTCTCTGGCCTGTTTTATAATGAATGCCGTGAAAGCCATGGAAATTTAGGAAGAAAAACAAATATTAAACTATTTTTGGAGGATTAATAGACGTGAAACAGACATTATTCGTAACACTCAACTTTCTGATCTCGTTTACGATCGGTTATGTCGTCTGGGGCGTTATCCTTAAAGCCCAGCCGGCGGGGACAATCGCCCATTCGGTACATCAGGGCGGACCTCTGGTGGTTGTATTGTTTACCATTCTTCTTATGCTCATTGCTTTTGTGGTTGAAAGGTTTCTATCCCTTTATCGGGTTGCGAAGGGTAAGAGCTCGGTCCAGGTTTTCTTTAAGAAGCTGGTAACGATGCTTCACAGTGACGATTACGACGGTGCCCTGGCCGCCTGTGACAAACAGCGCGGAACGACCGCCAATGTTTTACGGGCCGGGATCGAGAAGTTCCGTTCGATCAAAGACGACGGATCCATCGAACCCGAAAAGAAAATCGCTTTAACCCAGGGTGCTATTGATGAGGCCAACGCTCTCGAGGGGCCGCTCCTGGAAAGAAACCTGATTGCTCTTTCGACCATCGCTTCGATTGCCACCATGGTCGGTCTTCTGGGAACGACAATCGGTATGATTCGCGCCTTTGCCGCGACCGGTAATGTCGAGGGCGGTGTGATCGATGCCCAGTCACTGGCGACCGGTATTTCGGAAGCGCTGGTGAATACGGCCGGCGGTCTGGTTTCCGGTATTCTCGGAATCTTTTTCTATAATTTCTTTGTTAATAAGGTGGACGCCTTTAACTATACGACCGATGAAGCTACCTTCGAGGTAATACAGATATTAAAGGACAAGGTGGGTAAGTAACTCATGGCTATAAAGAAAAAAAGGCGTATCGGCGTCGTGCTCGATATGACGCCTATGGTGGATATTACCATCCTCCTGCTCATTTTCTATATGACGACCACGAGTTTCAAACCGCCCGAGGCAAAATCGGTAACTCTGCCGCAATCGCATTCGCAAATCGAGCTACCGGACAAGGACATTATTAATATCACGGTGACCAAAAAGGACTCCATTTTTGTCGATTTCCTTCAGAAGGAGGATGTGATTATTGACGGAGTCGAACGGACGACGACCGTAAGGAAAGTGGCCGAGGCCGATCTTTATAATGTGGCCTCGCTGATCCAGCGGGCGCGCGCCGTTAATTTTCGAGCCTTACTTGTTATCAAAGCCGACCGCGACGCCAGTTACGGGGTGATGGATAAGATTATGGAATCGATGCGGGAAAACGAACTGACCCGGTTTCTGATTATTACCGATAACGAGGCCGAGACAATCGCCAAAGAAGAGGCGGGTACATAATGACGCCGATTGAAAGGAGTGATATAGATGGCCGGTGGTGCTGTTGCAGAATCAAGTAGATCGCATAAAGGCAAGGGTGGTCGTCGCAAGAAACGTCGTATTCATGTAAGAATCGATATGACCCCGATGGTCGATATCGTTATGTTGCTTTTGATATTTTACATGGTGACGACGGTTTTCTCGATGCCGCAGGCGATGGAAATTAACCTGCCGACTGAAAAGGAGACGGATACAATCGAAGTGGCCGAATCGAGACTGCTGACGATAAGGATTGATCAGGAAGACCGATTTTTCTGGAATATCGGCGATCCGGCTAAAAACACGCCGCAACTTATGCCATCCGTTCTCCCGGCGGGGGATACTCTTGGCTACCTGGTTTCGGCTGATTCCCTGCGAAACCTGCTGGTGAACCTGAATCATGATATTCCGAAATTGAATACGCTGATTCTGATAAATAATGAGGCCCGTTATAATTCCATGGTTGATATTCTCGATGAGATTGACCTTCTGGAAAGGTCATGGAATGCCCAGATCGCCAAGGGCCTCGGTAAAAAAGTCGAGGAGCTGAGCCCGGAAGAAAAGTTCTCCTACCGCTATGCCATGGGCAAGTGGGAAGATACCGATGATCGTATCGTTCAGTATGCCCTCAATGTTGCGCAGGGAGGGGGTGAATAACAATGGCTCGACCCTATAGTGGAATGTATGGCGGTTACGGCGCCTATGAGCTTAAGGCCAGGTACCAGCGAAATATGTTCGCGGGGACTATTTTTACGGTTCTTCTGGTGGCCGTGGTCGTCCTGGCGGTTTTCGTCTATCAGCAGTTGACCAAGGTTGAGGCGGTGGCCATGCAACCGACCATTATCAAGACGGTGGCCGATCTCGGTCCGCCGCCGACAATATCCAAACCGAAACCGAGGGTGGAAATTTCCACACCCAACAAAGCGGCGCCCAAGGTGGGAATTCCCAAACCGGTGGCAGATGATGATGTTCTGGACGAGGATGTAGTGATTGCTTCCCGTGATGAAATCGCGGAGATTGTGGCGCCTCCGGTTTCTGCTATTTCCGATGAAGGCGGTGGCGAGATTGTCGTCGATATCGCCGAGGACGAATTCATGCCGGATATCAATGAATTTGTACCGGTGGAAGTCCCGGCGGAGATGATCTACGAGGAGCCGCCAAATTATCCCCGTCTGGCCCGTCAGGCCGGTATGGAGGCGGTGGTTTGGGTTAAGGCCCTGGTTGATAAAAATGGCAATGTTCGTGAAGCAGTGGTTTATAAATCTTCCGGTTCCAAAGCCGGATTCGATGAAGCCGCGGTGGAAGCGGCTTATAAATGCAAATATAAACCGGCAATTCAGAATGGCCGACCGGTGGCTATCTGGGTAGCTTACTCGGTCGAATTTACTTTGACCGACGCTCACTAAGGAAAACTTCACATTAGCTTAACGCCGCCCCTGCACGGGGCGGCGTTTTTTATCCGTTCAATATATATCTGACCAGGGAAGAAAATCGAATTTCACCTGTAATCGATATTAGAGGCATTAATCGTTAAACGGATCAATCCGGGGAAGCGTCATTTCATATAGAGCGATAAACCGGACAAGGTCGTAAGATTTGGGTATTTTCAGCACCGACCGGTGATCATCTCGTTACGATAATATTCCCGGAATTCCGGGCCTCATATAAATGACCAGCATGTCCCCGCCTTCGAAAGGAGGATACAACTATGAACCGATCCGGTCGGATCGCCGGAATGCCCTACGGGGCTTATGAACTCAAAGCCACCTATCAGCGCAGTATGCTACTGGGGACATTGAGTACGATTATCATGACAACCATGATTATCGGGGGGTTGCACTTATATCTGTTGTATTCTCCAGAGAGAATAATTATTGAAGCCCGAACACCCCCAATAATCGGCGGCATATCTCAGCCATCTCCACCGCCATCGGTCGAGCGCGATAAACCGAATATTTCCGGAAAAAGACGCCCGGCCGTGATCAACTCAGAAATTCACAATAGGCCGGTGCTGGTCGATGATAGTCTGTTATTGGAAGTCGAGGATAACAACCTGTCGACAAATGCGGAAATAGGCGAATTCTTAAATGGTGTTTATGGTGCCGGTGGGGGTGATACCGGTGAAGGAGACAGAACTTTTAATTATTGCGGAAACGGGACCGTCCCGGAATATCCATTGATCGACAGCGTCTTCTTTGTCGAGCAGTTACCGGTCATGATTTATGAGGAGCCGCCCGATTATCCGAGGCCGGCCCGGATGGCGGGGATTGAGGGTATGGTCTGGATTAAGGCGCTGGTAGATAAGAATGGCAATGTGATCGAGGCGGTTGTGTTCAAATCATCGGGTACCCGGGCGGGATTGGATGAGGCGGCCCGCCAGGCGGCTTTCGAATGCAAGTATAAACCGGCCATACAAAACGGTTATCCGGTTCCCGTTTGGGTAACCTATAAGGTGGAATTCCGATTGAGGGATTCAAGATAAGCTTATTCGGCTGAAAACCTGATTTCCTCTCTCTCACTGCATTGATGCCTTTTGGGGGGGAGCAGTGGCAGCGCCGTTCAATACTTAAACGGCGCTGTTTTTTTTATGCGGGGTAATCAAATTATTTTTTACAATATATTGGGTATATTATTGGATTCCATCCAACATCTTGACTTTCCGGTTTATTAATAACCTTTTCATAAAAATAAGACTTGACAACTGCACAAATGTGCAGTATATATGTTTGGAGTCGATAATTAATCATATGGAGAAGGAGAATCGATCATGATAAACGAACTTGGGCAATCTGTCTCCGGAATTGAAACCACCCCTATTGTTACAGGGCGGGATAAGGAACCGATCCGGCGGGAAATTCGGTTTGATTCGAATTTGGTCTGTCCGGACTGCGGGGTGTCGCTGGTACGGCTGGGCACCTGTTTTACCTGTCCGCGATGTGGTTTCGGCGGCTGTGAATGAAAGCAAGGGGGCGGTTTTGAAAGCACTTGTTTTTATAGGGAGGTTTTTCAGATGAGACTTGGGAATCTGGTCAAATTCGATATTCCGGAATCGATTATCGAGGTTTGGAAGAGGCGCCAGGGCGATTATCTGCTTCCTCTTCAGGAAAAGGCGATCCGAAGCGGTTTGCTCCCGACCGGAGACGGTGCCCCAACTGACAATCTTTTGATCTCCGCGCCGACATCATCGGGGAAATCATTCTGCGGTGAAATCGCGGCGGTGGGTTCGCTTCTGAAACGTCGCAAGGCAGTGATGCTTCTGCCGCTTAAATCGATTGCCGAGGAGAAATATCATTATTATCGGTCATGTTATCGATCGCTGGGTTTGAGAATTCTGATTGTCACCGGCGATCATCCGGAAAACGATGGCGCTTTTGAACTGGGGAATTTTGATCTGGTCCTGGCGATTTATGAGAAATTCAATCGTTTGCTGACGGTCAATCCCGATTTATTGCAGCAGATCGGGTTGGTTATTGTAGATGAATTACAGATGCTTTCCGATCCCGGGCGCGGTCCGGAGCTGGAGATGGTCCTCGGCAAAATGCTCAGTTTTCCTTATTCGCCGCGGCTGGTGGCTCTCTCAGCGGTTCTGGGCGAATCATCGCCGGAGATCACGACCTGGTTGAATTGCCGGGTGATTCAGGAAACCGTTCGGCCGGTGGATCTGCTGGAAGGCGTGGCGAGTGGCGGGTGTTTTCGTTTTCGGTCGTTCAACAGCGGGCGGGAAGGGAAAGAGCGGATGGAACTGGGGGGTGGTGATGGCGACGATTCGGGAGTCGGGGGGATTATAGATTTTCTGGCCGGGAGTGAAAGCCCGCGTCTGGTATTTCTCAAATCCCGGCGGGATACTATCGATGCGGCTCTTCGTCTGGCCGCGGCGGTGAACTGGGGTCCGGCGGGGATGGCTCTTGACGCTATTGAAGGCGAAGAACCGGGGTTTTTAATTAATTCGTTGAAACAGGTTCTAAATCGGGGAGTGGCTTTTCATAGCGCCGATTTGACTCCGCGGCAACGGCGGGCCGTTGAAAACGGTTATCGCCGGGGCGAAATCCGGGTGGTTTTTTCCACTACGACCTTGGCGATGGGAGTTAATCTGCCGGCCGAAATGGTATTGCTGGAAACCATGAAATATGTTTCCGGGGCACCAGGCGGAAAACCGTCCCTGGTTCCGATCAGCCTGACGGAATTCCGGAATATTTCCGGGCGGGCGGGACGGTTTGGGTGGGGCGGTTCGGAGAAGCCGGGTCGGGCGGTGGTCCTGGCAAGATCGGATTTTGAGTATGAAATTCTCTGGTCGGAATATATCGGGGCCGGGTCAAATGAAAAACTGGTTTCGGCGCTGGGCGGTTACTCGCGGGCCGATCTGGTGCTTGACCTGATTGTTTCCGGATTGGGGGCGGATATGTCACGGCTTCTATCGACGGTGAATAATATGTTGTACTATCGATGTCACGGCGCCCTGACGGAAAATGAGATTGAACCGGTGGTGGCGGAATTGCAAACGGCGGGTCTGATCCGTTCCTCCCTGGAAGCTACACCCCTCGGAGCGGCGGTGGCTGAGAGCGGGATTAAGATCGAAAGCGCCCGTCATTACCTGCGGTTGCTCGATGAAAAACAGCCGGCCACCATGGTCGGCTGGTTGTTCCTGGCCCTGAGCGCTTCGGAATTCGATGTGGCTCGTTCCGGGATGTTGTCCCCGGAATATTATCGTCGCACCTACGAACGGGTTTTGCACCGTCATTTCAGCGAGTATATCGGGGAAATCAGTGCCTACAGCGAAATTGATATCGGTCGGGAACCGCTGGGATACCGCATGATGGCGCTTTTGAAGGCGGTCTTTATGCTGACTGATTGGGCCGGGAAGCTTCCGGTCAGCCGGCTGGAGCGGCGATACCGGTTGCATCACGGGCAAATTCTCAACCAGGCCGAGACAGCCGCCTGGCTTTTGGCTTCGCTGGGGCGGTTGATCCATGCCCGGGACTGCCATTCCCGAATACCGGCCGAATTAGCCGATCTGGCCTTTCGGGTGCAGTTCGGGATCGATCCGGCCATGAAAGAAATCCATTGTCTGACCGGGGATATACTTAATCGGGCCGATTATGGAATGCTGGAGGAGCGCAATATTCGATCACTGGATGACCTTCGGTGGACACCTGAAGAAAGTCTTCGGGAAATCATTCGGCCGGAGAATAAATTTCGCCGGCTTAAAAAAGAAATAGACAATTTGGAACAGGAGGATAAAATGCAGGAAACAACCAGCAGTCAGATGATCCCCATGAGGGGGATAAAAGGCGGGAGCAATTCTTTTATAAATTCCGCCGGTTCCCGACCTTCGTTGCTTGAGCTCGACGGCAGTTATGAGCGGGAGAGGTATCTGGTAAGAATCGACGGTTTTCCGGTGCGTCTGACCGGAAAATCGTTCAAATATCTGGCGAAACTGGCTTCGTCGCGGATTCATGGTAATGATGGCTGGATTTACAAAGATGATATCGAGATAGGTTTCAACCAGGCCCGTTATTTGTACCGGTTGAAGCAGGAGATGAAAGCCGGCGGGGTAGGCTGGGGTATATTCGAGAATAATCGTCTCGGTTACTACCGGCTGGATCTTGACCCGGGCCGGGTAAAACTTAATCTCCATAATCTTAAGAGTCACTCGGACTATGAGTTGCGCCAGATCGCCCAGGATCTGGAACTCAAGATGGCCAGTTAAATCAGGGAACGTACAGGCAGGGATATGCGTTTTATATGATAGAAATGGACGGATGAACGAATATTGCCGATTTGGCCCGTTTAAAAAATGTAATTCGGGCCGATATGACTTAGAAAAGGGACGGAAAATGATTCTGAAGCGGACTTCGCATATCCCCATCCTGGCTTCCCGAGGCACGCCGGAAATCCCGGTGATAGCTGTCAAGACGCTTGTTTTGTTTCCTGGTGAACTCGTTACCCTGCAATTGAAAAAGCCTGAAAACCTGGCACTGATAAGAGAATACGCCGAAAGCCGGAAGGAGGTCGCTATTGCCTATACTCCCCGGGGTGATTATGAACATGGTCGGGCGGACCTGTGTCAGATTGGCACAGCGGCCCGGATAGTCTCGGCTAAACAGGGTCCGGGGGATTCGCAGGTCATAGTTCTGGAAGGTCTGGGACGGATAGAATTAAAAGCGATCGGGCACAAAACGCCGTATTTGATGGCCAGAATTGCTTTCATTGATGAGGATCATTATACGGCCGGACCATCCGAAAAATTGTTCCATGAGATACTTGATATAGCGCGACAGATAATAACGACCAGTCCGGCCTATCCCAACGAGTTATTATCCGATTTTGAACTGGGTCAGGATAATCCGGGACAATTCGCCGATCGTCTGGTCAGCACCCTGCATCTGCCGACTGAAAACAAGCAAAAAATTCTGGAGGCGATAAATGTTGATACCCGGTTTAAGAGGTTGACTCGATTTATGAAACTGGAATTACAGCGGGCGATTTTTTTATCGGAAGATGCGGTTTTGCCACATGATTCGGGTTTCGGAGCCAAAGGATTTCCTGATCGAGATAACTCACAGCTTGATTTTATTCGGGATCTCAGGGAGAAAGTAAATGGCAATAAGACGCTTCCGGAGGAAGTCCGGGAACGGTGTCATCTGGAAATCAACCGGCTGAATTATCTTTCGACGGCTTCGGCCGAACATGGAACCACCAGCCAGTATATAAAATGGCTGATGAAGGTCCCCTGGAATGTGGTCCATCAGACCCGTTTCGATCTGGAGCAGTTGGAACAGGATATCGATAAGGAGTATTACGGCTCGAAAAGTATTAAGAAAAGAATTCTGGAGCGAATTGCGGTCAGAAAATTGACCGGGGATGGCAGTGATCGCTCGATTCTCTGTCTGGCGGGCATGGCCGGGACGGGCAAAGCCTCGCTGGCCAAGGCCATTGCCAAAGCTCTCAAAAAGGAATTTGTCCGGGTTTCGGTCGGGGGTGTACGGGAAGCTTCGGAAATTAAGGGCATGCCGCGAACTTATGTTGGGGCCGGTCCGGGTATGATAATTCGGACATTATGTGAGGCAGAGACATCCGACCCGGTTATTTTAATCGAGGATATTGATTATTTCAGCGAGGAATCGAGTACTTCGCTCTCGACTGCCCTGCTGGAAGCCATCGATCCCCGGTATAACTACCGGTTTCTTGATAAATACCTGGGTGTGGCGATTGATTTAAGCCGGGCGACTTTTATTTGTACTGTCAAATCATCCGAGGA
This window harbors:
- a CDS encoding LON peptidase substrate-binding domain-containing protein, with protein sequence MILKRTSHIPILASRGTPEIPVIAVKTLVLFPGELVTLQLKKPENLALIREYAESRKEVAIAYTPRGDYEHGRADLCQIGTAARIVSAKQGPGDSQVIVLEGLGRIELKAIGHKTPYLMARIAFIDEDHYTAGPSEKLFHEILDIARQIITTSPAYPNELLSDFELGQDNPGQFADRLVSTLHLPTENKQKILEAINVDTRFKRLTRFMKLELQRAIFLSEDAVLPHDSGFGAKGFPDRDNSQLDFIRDLREKVNGNKTLPEEVRERCHLEINRLNYLSTASAEHGTTSQYIKWLMKVPWNVVHQTRFDLEQLEQDIDKEYYGSKSIKKRILERIAVRKLTGDGSDRSILCLAGMAGTGKASLAKAIAKALKKEFVRVSVGGVREASEIKGMPRTYVGAGPGMIIRTLCEAETSDPVILIEDIDYFSEESSTSLSTALLEAIDPRYNYRFLDKYLGVAIDLSRATFICTVKSSEEIPEIFANRFEIIELTGYIEKDKIRIARKYIIPDVLKKHGLLKRDIIFNEKGLQKIIRNYTLEAGLLHLKRKIQMICRHVAKEKAAGVTRVWKVNERTVESLLGTPQYIPETPGKQPEIGVAIGLAWTGQGGDLMLIEGLKMKGSGEVITTGSLGEVMKESITAAHSYVRSKADVLGIDHADFDNFDIHIHFPSGAIPKDGPSAGVAVSLVIASVMSERPIPNNIAMTGEVTLRGKVLQVGGLVEKISAAYRAGIQTVFVPRESKKDLKNLPADILKKTRFVFIETVDEVFAQGLLDFVPSSYTLEKLFADEIKKAKSRKKSHATRSIAAKGRKKK